Proteins from a genomic interval of Lycium ferocissimum isolate CSIRO_LF1 chromosome 2, AGI_CSIRO_Lferr_CH_V1, whole genome shotgun sequence:
- the LOC132043643 gene encoding heat stress transcription factor A-4c-like: MDEATCSTNALPPFLTKTYEMVEDPSCDAIVSWSSSNKSFIVWNPPDFARDLLPRYFKHNNFSSFIRQLNTYGFRKIDPEKWEFANEDNFVRGQPHLLKNIHRRKPVHSHSAQNLHGLSSPLTESERQGYKEDIQKLKHENESLHFDLQRHKQDHQGLELQMQVLTEHIQHVEHRHKTMLSALARTLDKPVPDLSHMPQVQVNDRKRRLPGNSCFYNDSDLEDTRGISSRALALENMNPSSLLTMNAELLDQLESSLTFWEDVLQDVDQAGTQQNCSLELDESTSCADSPAISYTQLNLDIGPKASGIDMNSEPNANITLEVAGSEDQEAVAGTATHVPTGVNDVFWEQFLTENPGSVDASEVQSERKDIGSKKNENKPVDSGKYWWNVKSVNSLAEQLGHLTPAEKT; this comes from the exons ATGGATGAAGCTACGTGCAGCACGAATGCACTGCCTCCTTTTCTTACAAAGACATATGAAATGGTGGAAGACCCCTCCTGTGATGCCATTGTCTCCTGGAGTTCGAGTAATAAAAGCTTCATTGTGTGGAATCCTCCGGATTTTGCAAGGGATTTGTTGCCTAGATACTTTAAGCACAATAACTTTTCGAGCTTTATCAGACAGCTAAATACTTAT GGATTCAGGAAAATTGACCCCGAAAAATGGGAATTTGCAAATGAAGATAATTTTGTTAGAGGTCAGCCGCACCTTTTGAAGAATATCCATAGACGTAAACCTGTTCACAGTCATTCTGCACAGAATCTTCATGGCCTGTCGTCACCATTAACTGAATCAGAAAGACAAGGGTACAAAGAAGATATTCAAAAGCTGAAGCATGAGAATGAATCACTTCACTTTGACCTACAAAGACATAAGCAGGATCACCAAGGACTTGAATTGCAAATGCAGGTTTTGACTGAACATATTCAACACGTGGAACATCGTCACAAGACCATGCTCTCTGCTTTAGCTCGAACCTTAGATAAACCAGTACCGGATTTGAGTCACATGCCACAAGTTCAAGTGAATGACAGAAAAAGAAGGTTGCCAGGAAACAGCTGCTTCTATAATGACAGTGACCTGGAAGATACGCGAGGGATTTCATCTAGGGCTTTGGCTTTAGAGAATATGAACCCGTCCTCTCTTCTGACAATGAACGCAGAACTATTAGATCAGTTGGAATCTTCTTTGACATTTTGGGAGGATGTGCTACAAGATGTTGATCAAGCTGGGACACAACAGAATTGTTCACTGGAGTTGGATGAATCTACAAGTTGTGCAGATAGTCCTGCTATATCTTACACACAACTAAATCTTGATATTGGGCCTAAGGCTTCTGGAATTGACATGAATTCGGAGCCTAATGCAAACATTACTCTTGAGGTTGCGGGATCAGAAGATCAAGAAGCAGTAGCAGGGACAGCTACTCATGTCCCAACAGGGGTTAATGATGTATTTTGGGAGCAGTTCTTAACTGAGAATCCTGGTTCAGTTGATGCATCTGAAGTACAATCGGAAAGGAAAGACATTGGTAGCAAAAAGAATGAAAACAAACCAGTGGACAGTGGAAAATATTGGTGGAACGTGAAGAGTGTAAATAGCCTGGCAGAACAGTTGGGACATCTTACTCCAGCAGAGAAAACTTAA